In the genome of Ziziphus jujuba cultivar Dongzao chromosome 10, ASM3175591v1, the window tcgaaactctaataacactaacccaaaacaatgtgctaacagatattgagaaaagtcatattatctcaatttaaaaaagtgataagtacggtaaaactatctaacctaacctacatgcatacaggctctgtaaaaacacctttctaactaatcttcagaagtcgaaactctaataacacactaatccaaaacaatgtgctaacagatattgagaaaagccatattttctcaatgattaaataaatattttctcaatgattaaactgtaattaaagaaagtgataagtacggtaaaactatctaacctaacctacatgcacacaggctctgcaaaaacacttttctaactaatcttcagaagtcgaaactctaataacacactaattcaaacaatatgctaacagatattgagaaaagtcatattatctcaatttaagaaagtgataagtacggtaaaactctctaacctaacctacatgcacacaggctctagaaaaatacttttctaactaattttcagaagtcgaaactctaataacactaatccaaaacaatgtgctaacagatattgagaaaagtcatattttctcaatgattaaataaatattttctcaatgattaaactgtaattgaagaaagtgataagtacggtaaaactatctcacctaacctacatgcacacaggctttgcgaaaacacctttctaactaatcttcagaagtcgaaactctaataacacactaatgcaaaacaatatgctaacagatattgagaaaggtcatattatctcaatttaaaaaagtgataagtacggtaaaactatctaacctaacctacatgcatacaggctctgtaaaaacacctttctaactaatcttcagaagtcgaaactccaggaacacactaatccaaaacaatgtgctaacagatattgagaaaagccatattttctcaatgattaaataaatattttctcaatgattaaactgtaattgaagaaagtgataagtacggtaaaactatttaacctaacctacatgcacacaggctctgcgaaaacacttttcgaactaatcttcagaagtcgaaactctaataacacactaatgcaaaacaatatgctaacagatattgagaaaagtcatattatctcaattttaaaatgtgataagtacggtaaaacaatctaacctaacctacatgcatacaggctctgtaaaaacacctttctaactaatcttcagaagtcgaaactctaagaacacactaatccaaaacaatgtgctaacagatattgagaaaagccatattttctcaatgattaaataaatattttctcaatgattaaactgtaattgaagaaagtgataagtacggtaaaactatctaacctaacctacatgcacacaggctctgcaaaaacacttttctaactaatcttcagaagtcgaaactctaataacacactaatcctaACAATAtactaacagatattgagaaaagtcatattatctcaatttaataaagtgataagtacggtaaaactatctaacctaacctacatgcacacaggctctagaaaaatacttttctaactaattttcagaagtcgaaactctaataacactaacccaaaacaatgtgctaacagatattgagaaaagtcatattttctcaatgattaaataaatattttattaatgattaaactataattgaagaaagtgataagtacggtaaaactatctaacctaacctacatgcacacaggctctgcaaaaacacttttctaactaatcttcagaagtcgaaactctaataataccctaatccaaaacaatgtgctaacagatattgggaaaagccatattttctcagtgattaaattaagattttctcaatgattaaactgtaattgaagaaagtgataagtacggtaaagctatgtaacctaacctacatgcacacaggctctgcaaaaacacttttctatctaattttcagaagtcgaaactctaataacacactaatccaaaacactgtgctaacagatattgagaaaagccatattttctcgatgattaaataaatattttctcaatgattaaactgtaattgaagaaagtgataagtacaataaaactatctaacctaacctacatgtacacaggctctgcaaaaacactttctaactaatcttcagaggtcgaaactctaataacacactaatccaaaacaatatgctaacagatattgagaaaaaaccatattttttcaatgattaaataaatattttctcaatgattaaactgtaattgaagaaagtgataagtacggtaaaactatctaacctaacctacatgcacacaggctctgcaaaaacacttttctaactaatattCAGAAGTCAAAACTCTAATAACACcctaatccaaaacaataataattaacaaataaaatatacttaaaaCCTAGTGTTTTGATTCGCTTCTTCGCTCTAGAATTTCCAGCAGTAAAATTTGCTTCATCCAGTTGAGCATCAGCTAGATCTCGCCTCCTGACATTGTAGATTTCAATCAAAGAAGTCATGGCCAGCTTGCTAGTGTCATCACATCTAAGGGCGGCAAGTATAACCtagaaataattttgaaataatctaAATTAAAGTTTACTAAAATAATCTGAATTTAAAtgatttgaaaacaatttacaAAATAACCTCATCGCTGATGGTCGGAGACAGGATCAACTCATCAGTGCACGGCGGCACCGGCAGCTTGTACCACCCTTCCTTTAGACAAATCACAACCTGAGCCCGTTTCATTTTAGCCAGCAGCGGCTTAGCACTCCGTTTGACTTCGTTAACACTCCGATCCCATCGTCCTTTGGACAAGTGCACTTCATGGAGATGCTCTGCAATTTGAGTCGTGGAATACTCGCCGCCGCAGCGGAGTAATTTCAGAATGCTGGACCTCATCGTCGGTAGCGCTTTACGCCGGGTCATCGTGGAATCCGAGAAAATGATAGAATAAAGAGAATGAGAGAGCATGTCTAGGCCTCAGGGTTTTGGAGCTTACAGAAGCATCAAAAAGCAGGAGAGAGGAAATAGGGTTTTGTATGACTGCCCACCTCGCATTCCATTCTCTTTATTTCAACAATTCTTTCACCCCAGTCCGGTCCAAACCCAACAAATTGGGCTCAAATGAGGCCTTTGTTGGATTCTCTTCCAAATTGTTTCCAACCAATATAGGCAGCTGTTAGTTGGTCTCCAACCAATATATACAtcttccaaaaaacaaaaaaaaaatatgacatTGACACGCCACAACATCTCATCAACTGTATATTGGTGGTTAGTAGCTTCTCAGGTGATCGTGTTAATTGATATCCAAATTCAGGATGTTTATGCTTTTACCTGATGAGCTGCTGTAAATCCTCCTCGAAGATTCTTGGGTGTTATTTCTGCTATGTATAGATAATTGGCAATTGGAACACAAATATTTCCATCTGGCACACCACTAAAAGCTGGAAGTAAATGGCTATATTCGGATTTACTACATAGGAAGCCCCATCCCACATCCTACCAGAAGTCTTCCAAGGTTGAgccaccaagaaacctttcaACCATAACTAAACACTTACAATAGGAACAGAACACCAACAACAAAGGTGTTTATTTTATTCTGAACATCTCTTTTAAAGTGAAAATCTACGATGTGAAAGCTTATCCTTGAAAGTTGCACGTGACAAAAGTTGGACATAAAAATTACACTCTGTGGAGTTGATTGCAAACTTCTACATATTGTACCAGATATAGAAAACAAAATCATTGAAATGTAGAAAaccagagagacagagagaagaTGTAAAACCTTTGAGAAAACTATGGCAAGCCATCCTCAAATACAGATTATCTCGGAAATGCCCATTGTCTGCCACACAGAACAAACAAATTGGAATAAATTTGAAGAGTTTTGATTCGATTCAGATTGAAAATCTTAGCATACATAGAGAAACAAAAACAGGGCAATAGAAAAACTTACACATCTTCTTCCTAGGTAATCTGCTATTTTCCCACTCGCTATGGCACCTATCATTGCTCCAATTGTCAATATTGAACCAAAGAGCGAATACTGCATGTGAGATAATATGATCAAAGGTATAGACTATgccaaagaaaagaaatatatatatatatatatatatataattttgataaaatgaaTTCTACTTTTACATGTCTTTATTGCAACATTAACATTTGAGGCAATCAGACAGCTCAAACAGTATAGATACAGCAATTCACGTACTGTATgtccaaaaaactaaaattctttTTGCTATGCGCAATTGTATATAAACCTGAAATTATGAAAACAAAGatgaaaagagaaggaaaaaggtATATACAAACCTCAGCCACAGTGAGGCCCAGGTCAGCACTAATTCCAGATTGAGCCGGTGAGGAATATCCAATCtgcaaatcaatatcataaaccGGTCCTTCAATATCCAATAGTGGGTCAATCCTACTGCTAGAACTATCTTAAAGAATCAGAACAGTTTCTAAATGCCTTTTTCATAGgaacatatataattacatcATATTTAGGAGAAAATCCACCGACCCACTAATTGCAAATTTGCAACATACATAGGGcaatcagaaaaaaaagaaaactagaattaaaaagtaataaaacaaaaacagaaaaatacttACAGACCAAAAACATAGGATCCACACACAGCAACCAAGGAGGTGACGACAACCATAGTTGTAGCTGATGAAAAAGAAGATCGATTTTCATTTCTACCAGCACTGTCTCTGCTGCTGATACTACATTCCACAGCACCAGAAGACCCATCACTACGTTTAAGAGGCAGCAGAGGATCATTTAATAACTCTCCTCCTTTTTCTATGCTTTCTCTGCCCATCTTTTTCTTTGCAAACCAGGTCTCTGAAAATGGAAGTCGAAAGTGAAAGACTGTGgagtgtgaaaaaaaaaaaaaaaaaagcagagagAGGGATTTGGGTGTGATATAGAAATGCTGTGAAGGTAAGTTTGTCGTTTTTTCTGTTGAATTTTCAGactcttttttaatttctttcgaGTTCCATGTCATCTCTGACAATTCTTTGTCAACCTTGGTctggtaataattaattaaccacGTCCATGCCATGTCACTCTCTCCTGATTGCCTGTCAAAATTCCTTCTTTGGTAATTGGCACAGTGCGTTTTCTTATTTGTTATACCATGCTTATTTGTTATATCAGTTGGCTTtacttgtttttttctttttcattttttaaaattttcaaaattaaaattcgaATTTGGAAATGGTGATGGTCACCGattaaatttccattaaaaatagaatttttttgaataataataaaatgaaataaaataaaacaatagtaTTTTTCTGTACAAATAAGGACCTTCAAAATTTTTGGAAATTCTCAATTTGAGTTTATTTGTGTACGGAAAGTTGATGGAAAacagaaaatttgaaaacatttcaatattatttagcAAAACACATTTCAAATTATTCTAATCTAATCTATTTGGCAGCTGTGTTAGTGACACATTGAATTTTTAGATGTATAactattattctttttctttaaaaaaattttgtaattttatgttactctagatatatatatatattttgtggcATCAATTGTAAAAGTCAATTTGCTCAAGAAAGAAATCAtcttctaataataataataaggtaattagtttatttttctttgttataaTCATGGTAGATCTTTCAGGTTAGtgtattttataaatgtttgtatatatttggCCTAGttggaataataataattgtatatatttttatgaatgtttattaatattttaaaaataataagataattaaggtaagtttatttttctttgttacaATCATGGTTGGTAGATCTTtgtttggtaatatatataGGATATGCTACGGTGTAGACTATAAATATTAGTGaagatttttgaaatatatatatatatatatatatatatcattaatatttGTCTTTGTATATGAGAATTCAAGATAGGAGCTGCTTTTAAAATATTCAGCAAACGGTGAATTTGTATTATTTTGGAAACAATGATCCATTATCAATTCCAAATTAATGCTCAGGCTTGCTAAACTCAGGAATTTGACGGAACGATGCTGAAATCATATCCATGTAGACCTAAgtaaccaaattaaaattttaacttccaaacagaaaaacaaaattaaaattttaaattccaaccaaaaaaaaaaaaaacaaaaattaataattaggaagcagaaaaaaaaaattaataataataatagtaagctACCTACATCAATAGTAAGtcctttgatttgattaagcaGGGTAACATAAGAGTCGATCTTGAAGACGTGAGAATGGATGGCCAGAATTATGTGGGAGAGAATTGGGGCAGATACGTTGACGCTTTAGAAATTAACACCACCATttatttgtattgtattaaGATTTTCAGCGGAGGAGAAGATTTGGAGACGTTGCAGGCCCCTGCATCTTTCTATATACAAGCAGTTAAAGATTGGGAGCAGATAAAATGCTCAACCTGTGAAGTTTATTGGAATTCAAAAGAGAGAAACGTTCTAGAAAGGGAGAGTTGGAGAATAAACGGTGAACGACGTCTTCAGTGACATATATTCCCTCCAAATAGGGAATGAATATTATCAGCTATGAAACTAGCATCGTAATACATAAGAGAAGTAAGTTTCAGAATGAGCACAAaatgacaaaaagaaaatatatatatatatatatatatataaaggtagaAACGAGGCTTCTGTTATTCTctaatgttaaaaataaaaaaaataaaaaaaataaaaaaaaataaaaaaaataaaaaacgcgTTGAATGGAGGAGCGACCAATTTTTTGTCAACGACTATTTGACAACGTATTTTGTTGAGTACTCTGTTGACAATGACATTGCTGTTGCAATTGCAAATACTGACCCATAATTTTATACCGTGTCAACTTTTATAATAATctccattttaattttgttttttattgttcaaaaaaagatttaatttaatcaataaGGCTTAAAttagtataattttaattttttaagctgaaaataaataaggccaatcatttaaaatatttaaatttaataaattgaaatagaTCATATCAAATTTAATGGATTCAAATGatagaatttatttatcttcaatttaaaagattcaaaatatttttattgatccttattgttgatttaattattgattGATATAATCTTAACAAAGAAAAtctccattttgtttttgtttttatttttcaaatggagttttaatttaattcattgATATTAACAAAGAAATCCTAAttatcaccccaaaaaaaaaaaaaaaaaaaacataaaagaaaaatcctgGTCTCTTTCTTGTCCTTAACTCTTTGCAAGTCCAATAGATTACGTAGCTGAGAGATATTCACCCACCATTTCCAtttcttatctctctctctctctctctctctctctctcagagcAATTGCATTATGTGAAGGATGGTGCACTAAGTACACACAAGATTATAAATtcactatatttattatttccccTATCTTCAAACTGGTGTCAATTTGCTTAAATCCTTGAAACTGATGGATTTGGCTATTCACCAAACTATCTGAAAAGCATcagtctttctctttttctattgGCATTCCAGTCTCTTCTAAGCATTCCTATAAGTATAATACATTATATAGTATATACCAAATAAGAAACTAATTACACATTGAGAGGAATAAAGCATGGAAGAGAGCTGGCTACTAACAAGGTCTCCTCCTAAGGCTGATGATTAATGGTGGCCACAGTGACACAGACCCAAATGACTCCCCACCCGTGAAAAGTATAAAATGAATTATTAAATCCCAGAAGAAACTATCTGTTGCATCaacttatgatttttagatagaTATCATGTAAAAGATTACAAGAAGATCCATATagaattagaatatttttttataaccaTCTAACAGGGTGTATTTGGATCAATGCtagtcataaataataatataaaagataCAATTTGTccataatcaaaatttaattaaattaagatATAATTACCTCTGCATTAGGATGCATTTGGATTATTTTGGTTTTCAGTTGCTGGGCACACTCAATGCAGAGTTCTTCATATTGATTATCAAATTTATCTTCATAGTGACGCCCCCAAATACTTGAACCCATAAGGCCAATGAATATTTTCTCCACTGACAAAGCGTACTCAAGTAAATCCAACAAAAACTCAACTTCATATTGGCTTCAAGAcaaacacaaacgtacatttatgtactggttacatgataaggtatggaaaagttaaatattcaatataatatcattgttttagctttaacttttcatatttttttcaattgactagATTGAACAGGAGGAAAGATGTTCAAGGCAAGGACCTTCTCGTTGCTAGATGCATCATCAGCCTGTTTGACAAAGGCCCTTCCTTCAGCAGTAACATGCTGCGTCATGGAATATGATATAAGAATACATAAGCATAAAATCAGAAAGCATAAGATGTATAAGAAGCCCATATTTGAAGTATACAAACCTGCTTAAATATGTTAGACACAAGATCCAGGCCTTTAGGAATCTTAGAAGAGCCTGAACATTCTAGACAAATCCTCTACCTGAAACAACCAGCAAAAATGggtgatatgaaagacttaaaaaatatttggttaactAATTTTTTCCGATTTAAGACATTACCTTATCATCTCTACGTAAAGCATGGCAACCAGAGTTCTCATTCTCAAGCAATTGGGTTGCGTACACAGACAACAACTCATGTTGAACTTTCTACAAGAAGCAAACATCACAACCAAAATAGTCAGAATCTAGAATGTCACGGCAAAAGatgaaaccaataaaataaattaccatTTAGCCAAAACAAATTCCTAGCTACACATGCTCCATTCATATTCCTAGAGTAGCTACACCTAAAAGGTGGATTTataatacaaaatcaataaCAAACCTTCAGCAGCTTTGGCTTACTACTAGAGGGCAAGTAATGAGAAACTCTTATATTTCTCCCGTCTTAAACATTCCTCTGCCTAGAATTTCCAACAAGACGCATTAAAGATTAtctaatatggaaaaaaaatatgtgcTGCAACCACATAAAAAGCACAAAAATTTTACCTTTAGCATATAATCTGGACAAGAATATTCAAGAATCCAATTTGAAGCTTTTCTAGAATAATAGGGAGCAGTTCCTTCAAGCATGGCTGcttcaaaatcttttttataaTAAGCCATTTGCCCCATCCCGAGCTCAACAAAGATATCCAAAACATTCTTCAATAGAGCTTGATTATTCTGCTCTCCTTCACGTTCTTGGTCAATCTGATTTGCAAAGTTTCGTCAAAACTTTTGACAACTAGAGAAATAAGATCCCTAATTTAGAAAAAGATTTGAACTTACCAAAGAAATTACGGCATCCCTTACTCTTGCATTTAATTCCTGGTAGACCAGAATATTTAAAACAGAGGTGCACATCATATTATTGCAAAGAATAGTAAAAAGAATACAATACGCAAAATATGACATGTTCGGGTTAGCCATGGCATACCTGATCACGGAAGCATTTGAGTCCAACTTCAGTATAGGATGGAAGTCACCAGCGGTCCAGATAATGGAAGAATCGAGAGAGCCACCTAACCATGATTTTATGGTACAAGCTCCCTCAGCATAAACTCATCATGCTTCTCCCTTACTGATCTTTTCACAAGCTCATCTTCTTCCTCAGCATAAACTCATCTTTTCACAAGCTCCCTCAGCATAAACTCATCATGCTTCTCCCTTACTGATGGCAAAACCTGAAAAGAGTGACAAACATTGACAATTACACTCCAAATGTAAACATTTTACACTTGGATATGAATACTTCAgacaatttaaattaaaattatgtgGAAATTTTGTTAAATGAATCACATATTCTATAGACTTTCACATACTAATTATCAACAATTCATTACACTgcgatttaatatatataaatattgaaaaaatgaaTTCATATGAAATTAATCAGCTCCAAAAAAGTatgtaacaaaataaaaataaaagtcttaGTTACTTTGGCCAGTCATTATTAGCGAGGAATCTTCAATGACATTTCTAATTCAAGCCCTTTAAAAATACTGGATGAAAGACCATCAAGAACTAGTCAAAGAATGGTCCTGCATGTGCGTATGTATATACATACTGAAAGTTGCACATCTTTTGATCTGTACACTGTTTAATTATATGCATGAATATGAAGAACATGGACACTAATATCCGTGAATTCAAAGGAGTATGTGACTTGGAACAATTCCTCAACCGAGTCTAGTCACCAACACAAGCGAGAGTCCCATTCTAACAAAGTTACTGCCACGATTTGGCATTTGATTAGAAATACAGACCAGTGCCATTGATAATTCATACATTTATGTGGAAAAAGCATAATAGCAAACCAAAATTGGAATTAATGGCTGCAAACTTGATAAAGAATGGTAGGATTAgttgtgtttttaatttctaGTAGTTCATTTTGTGATTGGTCATTTAATTTCCTATTCCTATTTAATATGGGACTTTATACCCCATTGCTATAGTACCATAGATTCGAAAACTATTGCCAAAACTATTGCCATTTTATGTAAAATCTATTTGTGAGATAATAGCTAGGAATCAAGATATATACTACCATAAAATTACttcataaaaaaacaatttctctTTTCTAACACGAGGGGAATACCTGCGATAAATATGAGCATGTTGTCATGCATCCACACAGGTTATGTATTAATCTACATAACAAAAAGCTGACAAAAATGCTTACTCTTTTATTGTAAAAATTGTTAGTCTTTTGATTTCATAAGtaacccacccaaaaaaaaaaaaaaaaaaaaagcataaaatgaatttttaaatctcaGATAAAATTATCTGCTGTATCAACTTATGCTTCTAAGAATCATATAAGATAGTCTTTTCACAATCTAACAGGGTGCATTTTGATCAATGCTAATCATaaagaataacaaaaaagagaatttCCATAATCAAAACTTAATTAAATTAGGCTATAATTACATCCACATTGGGATGCATTTGGAGTATTTGGGTCTTCAATTGCTGGGCACACTCGATACAGAGTTCTTCATATTGATTATCAAATTTATCTTCATAGTCATGCCCCCACTCTTCTGGGTCTCTCCAAGTACTTGAATCCATAAGGCCAATGAATATTTTCTCCACTGACACAGCATACTCGAGTAAATGCAACAAAACTTCAACTTCATATTTGCACCCAGCAAAGTTATCAAACTTCACCACCTTAAGATAGTCACATGCATGGTTCTGATCCAACTCCACCTTCTTAGGTATATGCACATGCAACCACTGTCAAAACGAAAaccatattcaaataaataccacttcaacattatttttctattaaaaaaaagaaaagaaaagaaaatttatgtcatcattaaaaataaaaaattaatacctCTAAGGCATTATCTTTCGCGGGATGTCCAGAAAGTTTGTTATCCTGCCATATGAATATAACAGATTCACATATAGTATAAGAAAACTACACTTAACaaagatttattataaattagcaataaaactaaaatgatGAACGTTGCGAACAATATTTCTTGGCAGGAAAACTTCTTCACAAAAGACTACTTGGTGGTTTAGCAGGTCCCTATATTGGGATTTTAggtaagataaaaataaatatgtatataaatacatagatatatatttgtGGATTGGCATGGCACCTGGAATGAGAAAGTTTTCAAAATAGGAGCTGCCCTTAGAATATCCAGCAAACAGCGAATTGGTGTAATTTTGGAACAATTATCCATTATCAATTCCAAATGTGCAAGCTTGCTAAACTCAGGAATTTGACGAAATGCTGCTGAAATCATATCCGCGTAAACCTAAGTAACcagattaaaattttaacttccaacataaaaacaaaattaaagtttcaaagtccaacaaaagaacaaaaataattaggaaggagaaacaaataataataataataatagtaagcaACCTACATCAATACTAAGtcttttgatttgattaagcaGGGTGACATAAGCGTCGAATTTGAAGACCTGAGATTGTATGCCAAGAATTATGTGGGAGAGATTTGGGGCAGATACGTTGACGCTTTCAAAATTAACACCaccatttatttctattgtaccAAGATTTTCCACGGAAGAGGAGATTTGTAGATGTTGCAGCCCCCTGCATCTTTCTATATACAAGTACTTAAGATTGGGAGCAGATACAATGCTCAACCTGTGAAGTTTATCGGAATTCAAAAGAAAGAAACGTTCTAGAAAGGGAGAGTTGGAGAATAAACGGTGAACAATGTCTTCAGTGATGTATATTCCCTCCAAATACAAAACCCTGAGGAAATGAAAATTATCAGCTATGAAACTGGCGTCATAAAGCATAAGAGAAGTAAGCTTCAGCCTGAGCTCTTTGACATGTTTTTCCGCAGCGAAATTCAACCATGCGTTGATATGATGAGAGTCCCGTGATGTCAATTCGAAAGTAATTAATGAAAACTCATACAGAGTATGTGCCTTGTGCAATTTCAATACTTGATGCACCTCAATTATCCTCTTCCTCATCTTCTTTTCCAAATCACGTGGCCTAATATCCGGAAACCACCCTCTGTCCAAAAAAAAACTCAACCTAGGCATAATCCGAATGGAAGTGTTCCAAATCTTACGCCATCGCCTAGAAAGAACACTCATTCTTGCTGCTTCATCTGTGCTCAACAAACACATAATTGATACCAgaatttcccacggtaatttacTTATCATATCTTCCTCGTCTACCTCTTCCTGCAAAACTAGcatttaaattcaatttttgtttttccttaaaaaaaaacttccaaaacaaaaacaaaccagCCTTCATCCTCTTTTTTCCAAGACCCTTCGTCGGatcaattcaaataaaataaaacatgtttCTTTCAACGAACATGTTCAGttcaattctctttttttttatttttctttttttttattatcaaaggTTAAACTGCCATCACagagcaattaaaaaaaacacaaactttCAAAACATAACAGCTTTCATCgtctttttcctttcaaatcaaataaagcatgttctttctttcttttctttttttttttttttccccctacttaaaattataataaaatcaacataAAAAGACAGATCTGAACATAAGTAGGCTGGACGGAGAAAACTGGTTtctgaaaaatagaacaaaacataaTTAGACACTTACCTTCAGCCTATCCAACACGTACTTATTTGGCCCGGCGGATAATATTTGTCCCTTCAAATAGAAAATACTATGAACATGTTGTCTTTTtaagagtgtgtgtgtgtgtatatatattatatatatatatatatat includes:
- the LOC132799247 gene encoding F-box/FBD/LRR-repeat protein At1g13570-like isoform X1 — encoded protein: MASKIYRNKYMASKIHRNKYTALKIPPSKCMLWRRLMSKGKTRKKGQILSAGPNKYVLDRLKEEVDEEDMISKLPWEILVSIMCLLSTDEAARMSVLSRRWRKIWNTSIRIMPRLSFFLDRGWFPDIRPRDLEKKMRKRIIEVHQVLKLHKAHTLYEFSLITFELTSRDSHHINAWLNFAAEKHVKELRLKLTSLMLYDASFIADNFHFLRVLYLEGIYITEDIVHRLFSNSPFLERFFLLNSDKLHRLSIVSAPNLKYLYIERCRGLQHLQISSSVENLGTIEINGGVNFESVNVSAPNLSHIILGIQSQVFKFDAYVTLLNQIKRLSIDVYADMISAAFRQIPEFSKLAHLELIMDNCSKITPIRCLLDILRAAPILKTFSFQDNKLSGHPAKDNALEWLHVHIPKKVELDQNHACDYLKVVKFDNFAGCKYEVEVLLHLLEYAVSVEKIFIGLMDSSTWRDPEEWGHDYEDKFDNQYEELCIECAQQLKTQILQMHPNVDVIIA
- the LOC132799247 gene encoding F-box/FBD/LRR-repeat protein At1g13570-like isoform X4, translating into MISKLPWEILVSIMCLLSTDEAARMSVLSRRWRKIWNTSIRIMPRLSFFLDRGWFPDIRPRDLEKKMRKRIIEVHQVLKLHKAHTLYEFSLITFELTSRDSHHINAWLNFAAEKHVKELRLKLTSLMLYDASFIADNFHFLRVLYLEGIYITEDIVHRLFSNSPFLERFFLLNSDKLHRLSIVSAPNLKYLYIERCRGLQHLQISSSVENLGTIEINGGVNFESVNVSAPNLSHIILGIQSQVFKFDAYVTLLNQIKRLSIDVYADMISAAFRQIPEFSKLAHLELIMDNCSKITPIRCLLDILRAAPILKTFSFQDNKLSGHPAKDNALEWLHVHIPKKVELDQNHACDYLKVVKFDNFAGCKYEVEVLLHLLEYAVSVEKIFIGLMDSSTWRDPEEWGHDYEDKFDNQYEELCIECAQQLKTQILQMHPNVDVIIA
- the LOC132799247 gene encoding F-box/FBD/LRR-repeat protein At1g13570-like isoform X2 — encoded protein: MASKIYRNKYMASKIHRNKYTALKIPPSKCMLWRRLMSKGKTRKKEEVDEEDMISKLPWEILVSIMCLLSTDEAARMSVLSRRWRKIWNTSIRIMPRLSFFLDRGWFPDIRPRDLEKKMRKRIIEVHQVLKLHKAHTLYEFSLITFELTSRDSHHINAWLNFAAEKHVKELRLKLTSLMLYDASFIADNFHFLRVLYLEGIYITEDIVHRLFSNSPFLERFFLLNSDKLHRLSIVSAPNLKYLYIERCRGLQHLQISSSVENLGTIEINGGVNFESVNVSAPNLSHIILGIQSQVFKFDAYVTLLNQIKRLSIDVYADMISAAFRQIPEFSKLAHLELIMDNCSKITPIRCLLDILRAAPILKTFSFQDNKLSGHPAKDNALEWLHVHIPKKVELDQNHACDYLKVVKFDNFAGCKYEVEVLLHLLEYAVSVEKIFIGLMDSSTWRDPEEWGHDYEDKFDNQYEELCIECAQQLKTQILQMHPNVDVIIA
- the LOC132799247 gene encoding F-box/FBD/LRR-repeat protein At1g13570-like isoform X3 — its product is MASKIYRNKYMASKIHRNKYTALKIPPSKCMLWRRLMSKGKTRKKGQILSAGPNKYVLDRLKEEVDEEDMISKLPWEILVSIMCLLSTDEAARMSVLSRRWRKIWNTSIRIMPRLSFFLDRGWFPDIRPRDLEKKMRKRIIEVHQVLKLHKAHTLYEFSLITFELTSRDSHHINAWLNFAAEKHVKELRLKLTSLMLYDASFIADNFHFLRVLYLEGIYITEDIVHRLFSNSPFLERFFLLNSDKLHRLSIVSAPNLKYLYIERCRGLQHLQISSSVENLGTIEINGGVNFESVNVSAPNLSHIILGIQSQVYADMISAAFRQIPEFSKLAHLELIMDNCSKITPIRCLLDILRAAPILKTFSFQDNKLSGHPAKDNALEWLHVHIPKKVELDQNHACDYLKVVKFDNFAGCKYEVEVLLHLLEYAVSVEKIFIGLMDSSTWRDPEEWGHDYEDKFDNQYEELCIECAQQLKTQILQMHPNVDVIIA